One Scylla paramamosain isolate STU-SP2022 chromosome 6, ASM3559412v1, whole genome shotgun sequence DNA segment encodes these proteins:
- the LOC135101646 gene encoding uncharacterized protein LOC135101646, protein MELWKPAVRRTKKANSSGGGGGGGDKWAATLPDVVADLSLADAPAPHQPAMLGTRDPHYLDEPRPRRRDARPPPPPVTPQGLGVGPQGLGASPSQPMMGGSGPAGITSCGWRHNPQHSQWVSQPPVDPVGGGAQLASAGVGAAGGCGMSFEGEGARIRSASSEPRGPANNGDRRVRCSSATRSRQHRPRPAQGDQPPPPAVSPPPPPVSGATASHGGQQMPYPPQQGGGGMGMVGGVLARLAGCYENMEPGREVGEGVAYGYQVNDLEALLTRASPLRPANLPMVLASATRLHNMRRTPEPNLQNQPPVRPYLPFGIIVNAVFKTRDWLYVRTAHGAEGYVPYRVCLPLGILPPPREGHSASTATDVAGAAAWDSRTEMFQGGLVQLPSAPTAPAAVVGLGGGSQEAAGQTRGRSRGRRRPPCPNTSNQTDTQKLQPGARSLSESRPPRETLDSPPLAPTPLAPTPMSLSPLAGTPVSTTTTAGSSADHILV, encoded by the exons ATGGAACTCTGGAAGCCAGCTGTTCGTAGGACAAAAAAA GCAaacagcagcggcggcggcggcgggggtggCGATAAGTGGGCAGCGACCCTACCAGACGTGGTGGCTGACCTGAGCCTCGCTGACGCCCCCGCCCCTCACCAGCCAGCCATGCTCGGCACCCGCGATCCTCATTACCTCGATGAGCCACGGCCACGCCGCCGGGATGCCagacctccaccccctcctgtAACCCCGCAGGGACTTGGAGTTGGCCCCCAGGGCTTAGGGGCATCTCCTAGCCAGCCCATGATGGGGGGAAGTGGTCCTGCCGGTATAACGTCCTGTGGGTGGCGGCACAATCCCCAACACAGTCAATGGGTCTCCCAGCCGCCGGTGGACCCAGTGGGTGGTGGTGCACAGCTGGCCTCTGCAGGCGTGGGCGCTGCTGGTGGATGCGGCATGTCCTTTGAAGGAGAAGGGGCGAGGATACGAAGCGCCTCCAGCGAGCCCCGAGGCCCAGCGAACAACGGCGATCGGCGAGTTCGGTGTTCCTCGGCCACCAGGTCGCGGCAGCACCGGCCCCGCCCCGCACAGGGAGATCAGCCGCCTCCTCCCGCCGTCAGCCCGCCGCCTCCCCCTGTTTCTGGAGCAACCGCCAGCCACGGAGGCCAACAGATGCCGTACCCTCCCCAGCAGGGAGGGGGGGGCATGGGCATGGTGGGCGGTGTTTTGGCTCGTTTGGCTGGCTGCTACGAGAACATGGAGCCGGGGCGCGAGGTGGGTGAGGGCGTAGCGTACGGCTACCAAGTGAACGACCTGGAGGCACTCCTCACCCGCGCCTCGCCTCTGCGTCCAGCCAACTTGCCTATGGTGCTCGCCTCGGCCACGCGCCTCCATAACATGCGTCGGACGCCTGAACCTAATTTACAGAACCAGCCTCCTGTCCGGCCGTACTTACCGTTCGGAATAATAGTAAACGCTGTGTTTAAAACTCGAGATTGGTTATATGTGAGGACAGCACACGGAGCAGAGGGCTACGTGCCATATCGAGTGTGTTTGCCACTGGGAATCCTGCCCCCCCCTCGGGAAGGCCATTCTGCCTCCACTGCCACTGATGTGGCGGGCGCCGCAGCTTGGGACAGTCGAACAGAAATGTTTCAAGGAGGCCTTGTGCAACTGCCCTCCGCCCCCACGGCTCCTGCCGCAGTGGTTGGTCTGGGCGGCGGGAGTCAGGAGGCGGCTGGCCAGACTCGGGGAAGATCTCGTGGGCGCCGGCGGCCACCCTGCCCGAACACATCCaatcagacagacacacagaagctCCAGCCAGGCGCACGCAGCCTCTCCGAGTCACGGCCGCCGCGCGAGACCCTTGACTCCCCACCACTCGCTCCCACGCCGTTGGCACCCACGCCTATGTCCCTTTCACCGTTAGCAGGCACACCTGtgtccactaccaccacagctGGGTCATCAGCCGACCATATCCTGGTGTAA